The following proteins are co-located in the Microbacterium sp. SORGH_AS_0888 genome:
- a CDS encoding metal ABC transporter permease, whose amino-acid sequence MNWSDIGNALFGGAAQYGQILALVQNSVWAGAVLGIIGGLIGVFVMQRDMAFAVHGISELSFAGAAAALLFGFDVVTGSIVGSLIAAGLIGWLGARARDRNSIIGVLMPFGLGLGILFLSLYNGRSANRFSLLTGQIVSVQGAQLGVLVVIGIVVLVGLLLIWRPLRFDSLDPQSAAARGVPTKTISFAFMLLLGLVVAVAVHIIGALLVLALLVTPAAAAMRVATGPLLVPLLATLFGVVSAVGGIMLSVAGTLPVSPYITTVSFLIYLVCRAIGARRDRVTVAD is encoded by the coding sequence ATGAACTGGTCGGACATCGGCAACGCGCTCTTCGGCGGCGCGGCCCAGTACGGGCAGATCCTCGCGCTCGTGCAGAACTCGGTCTGGGCCGGTGCCGTGCTCGGGATCATCGGTGGGCTCATCGGCGTGTTCGTCATGCAGCGCGACATGGCGTTCGCGGTGCACGGCATCAGCGAGCTCTCCTTCGCCGGCGCGGCGGCCGCGCTCCTGTTCGGCTTCGACGTCGTCACCGGCTCGATCGTCGGCTCGCTGATCGCGGCCGGTCTCATCGGATGGCTGGGAGCCCGAGCGCGCGACCGCAACTCGATCATCGGCGTGCTCATGCCGTTCGGCCTGGGCCTGGGCATCCTGTTCCTCTCGCTCTACAACGGCCGCAGCGCCAACCGGTTCAGCCTGCTGACGGGCCAGATCGTGTCGGTCCAGGGCGCGCAGCTGGGCGTGCTCGTCGTGATCGGCATCGTCGTGCTGGTCGGGCTGCTGCTGATCTGGCGCCCCCTGCGCTTCGACTCGCTCGACCCGCAGTCGGCGGCGGCGCGCGGCGTGCCGACGAAGACGATCTCTTTCGCCTTCATGCTGCTGCTCGGACTCGTCGTCGCGGTCGCGGTGCACATCATCGGGGCGCTGCTCGTGCTGGCGCTGCTGGTGACCCCGGCCGCGGCGGCCATGCGCGTGGCCACGGGGCCGTTGCTCGTGCCGCTGCTCGCGACCCTGTTCGGCGTCGTGTCGGCGGTCGGCGGCATCATGCTCTCGGTCGCGGGCACGCTGCCGGTGAGCCCCTACATCACCACGGTCTCGTTCCTCATCTACCTCGTCTGCCGCGCGATCGGCGCCCGTCGTGACCGCGTGACGGTCGCCGACTGA
- a CDS encoding Fur family transcriptional regulator, giving the protein MAQRNTWQRERVREELVEARGFVSAQALYARLRDAETGIGLATVYRALSTLAADGAADSLQSPEGESLYRACVLPGHHHHLICRNCGLTVEIEASEVEQWAHATAARHGFTDAEHVVDIFGLCTPCAKARARERDDA; this is encoded by the coding sequence ATGGCTCAGCGCAACACCTGGCAGCGCGAGCGCGTGCGCGAGGAGCTGGTCGAGGCTCGGGGGTTCGTGAGCGCGCAGGCGCTCTACGCACGACTCCGCGACGCCGAGACCGGCATCGGGCTCGCGACCGTCTACCGGGCGCTCTCGACCCTCGCGGCCGACGGCGCGGCCGACTCGCTGCAGAGCCCCGAGGGCGAGAGCCTCTACCGCGCCTGTGTGCTGCCCGGCCACCACCACCACCTGATCTGCCGCAACTGCGGGCTCACGGTCGAGATCGAGGCGTCCGAGGTCGAGCAGTGGGCTCACGCCACGGCCGCCCGACACGGTTTCACCGACGCGGAGCATGTCGTCGACATCTTCGGACTGTGCACGCCGTGCGCCAAGGCGCGGGCCCGCGAGCGTGACGACGCGTAG
- a CDS encoding metal ABC transporter ATP-binding protein — translation MSTDAPLRIASAALSRGGRDLWSGLDLVVEPGELVAVLGPSGAGKTTLLRAILGLDRLSSGSIEALGQPVHRAGNRRIGYVPQQRPLPRYAALRARDLVALGVSGHRFGFPLPRRGDRERVEELIDAVGARAFADRPVGLLSGGEQQRLRVGQALADDPRLLLCDEPLTSLDLANQQAVVSLIDRHRRERNAGVLLVTHDINPVLSSVDRILYLANGRFTLGTPDEVLTSRTLTDLYGAPVFVLRAGDRLVVVGAPDAAESTHHHDDAHGEPAA, via the coding sequence TTGAGCACCGACGCCCCCCTCCGGATCGCGTCCGCTGCGCTCTCGCGCGGCGGACGCGATCTGTGGAGCGGGCTCGATCTGGTCGTCGAGCCCGGTGAGCTGGTCGCGGTCCTCGGGCCGAGCGGTGCCGGCAAGACGACCCTCCTGCGGGCGATCCTCGGTCTCGACCGGCTGAGCAGCGGGAGCATCGAGGCGCTCGGCCAACCCGTGCACCGCGCCGGCAACCGGCGCATCGGCTACGTGCCGCAGCAGCGTCCGCTCCCTCGGTACGCGGCGCTGCGCGCCCGCGACCTCGTCGCCCTCGGCGTCAGCGGACACCGTTTCGGCTTCCCCCTCCCGCGGCGCGGCGACCGCGAGCGCGTCGAGGAGCTGATCGACGCGGTCGGCGCGCGCGCGTTCGCCGACCGCCCCGTGGGGCTCCTCTCGGGCGGCGAGCAGCAGCGCCTCCGGGTCGGCCAAGCGCTCGCGGACGACCCGCGCCTTCTCCTGTGCGACGAGCCGCTCACGAGCCTCGACCTCGCCAACCAGCAGGCGGTGGTCTCCCTCATCGACCGTCATCGCCGGGAGCGCAACGCGGGCGTGCTGCTCGTGACGCACGACATCAACCCCGTCCTCTCGTCGGTCGACCGCATCCTCTATCTCGCGAACGGCCGCTTCACGCTGGGCACGCCGGACGAGGTGCTCACCTCGCGCACGCTCACGGACCTGTACGGGGCGCCGGTGTTCGTGCTGCGCGCCGGCGACCGCCTGGTCGTGGTGGGCGCTCCGGATGCGGCGGAGTCGACGCATCACCACGACGACGCCCATGGGGAGCCGGCCGCATGA